From Planococcus halocryophilus, the proteins below share one genomic window:
- a CDS encoding ABC transporter permease — protein sequence MKSAIKVIKEQVKFSYLINRLSVYELRSLTRGNYLGAAWEIINPAIQIMIYWFVFGFGIRQREAIGDIPYFQWMFAGILVWFFINGSVMKASKSIYTKIRMLAKMNFPMSIIPNYTIFAQLYPHLVLLAIGMVVLQFMSFPVSIYYLQLPIYIIGLLVFLFSLSLITSTLATIVRDVQMLLQSVMRMLLYLSPILWPPTLLPDSWQVFLKLNPFYYVIEGYRYSLLGEGWYFLENPTYTLYFVGVVALTFLVGSYLHVKFRSQFIDFL from the coding sequence ATGAAATCAGCGATAAAAGTAATTAAAGAGCAAGTGAAATTCTCTTATTTAATTAACCGGCTTTCTGTATATGAATTGCGGAGCTTAACGAGAGGGAATTATTTGGGGGCAGCTTGGGAGATCATTAACCCAGCAATTCAAATTATGATCTATTGGTTTGTTTTCGGTTTTGGAATTAGGCAGCGAGAAGCCATTGGAGATATTCCTTATTTCCAATGGATGTTTGCCGGAATTCTCGTATGGTTCTTTATCAATGGCAGTGTCATGAAAGCTTCTAAGTCGATTTACACTAAGATTAGGATGCTTGCCAAGATGAATTTCCCAATGAGTATCATTCCGAATTATACAATTTTTGCGCAGCTATATCCGCATCTGGTACTATTAGCTATCGGAATGGTAGTCTTACAGTTTATGAGCTTTCCAGTTTCCATTTATTACTTGCAGTTGCCTATTTACATCATTGGGTTACTCGTATTCCTGTTTAGCCTTTCTCTCATTACGTCCACTTTGGCGACTATTGTTAGAGACGTGCAAATGCTGTTGCAATCAGTTATGCGTATGCTGCTGTATTTATCGCCGATTTTATGGCCGCCAACGTTACTGCCAGATTCATGGCAAGTGTTTTTGAAACTCAATCCTTTCTATTACGTCATAGAAGGGTACAGGTATTCGTTACTTGGTGAAGGGTGGTACTTTCTTGAAAATCCGACTTATACCCTTTACTTTGTTGGAGTAGTCGCATTAACATTCCTTGTTGGTTCTTATCTTCACGTGAAATTCAGAAGTCAGTTTATTGACTTTTTATAA
- a CDS encoding CDP-glycerol glycerophosphotransferase family protein, which produces MKIFNSKLQVIEEASEKIAFFMMETEGTYVLHLPLLKQEPIYLGAYKAEDQILFTNPYSAECIIGYVKDNKVYASKFVNEDGVGFKPNENSMLMQFESYSDLLVFKQTGDTSFSIYDYTGSYIESVHDLATFSLSPHVIQRDLGLTTVEYRFLTIGKIQYDQFYIFIIYDLFRKELVTHKVIFTVLMNKPNLDYSLSGPNSLDFEIEGLMKNINLKKIARKSIKIADKTYLEKYRNIHLLGIIKVNGVKYYLHNRTKGIYLSQGKPTKISSFHPNLKARFFGENLYIFGRSTHYAYKASGVYDYLYAGTEGAPLAKFIRPFNFKLVRRYGFFKVPVSSLNVDNRIHTNLYLGDKKTILHNLKLNIRPKKKKTLDFKIFGDQVNVIRTNVRGDLTSTILSKSEEYTFINRNLIFIANAISKWLPKTKENINLYFEKKSMKADESAIRVFEQVMKEKKLLSKNYFILSKDAENYQTLKKQYKKAIVRKYSFKHYYLTFRASNLISSELSNHLLNDRLYIDVIREKINTIPLTFLQHGIMFAKPVDNPMAFGFHKDKNVFNMRKSVISSELEAGEFYKMGYDRDDLILTGLATFDHAKLNENADKIAFMPTYRYWEEGLIYRGLIEQTTYYTQIIRVIEAFEKKGLLDRLLIVPHNKFSEHIYENMKEYQHIISNNPSEALKNSIIFITDYSSAIYDATFRGAYPIFYWEEKEYLINQYKAIPPVNDENAPGAVIYDLDHLMKKIDDIISLNYKVEDGIMEKYQQINTFMDRKNTTRIVESLQQENIL; this is translated from the coding sequence GTGAAAATATTTAATTCTAAATTACAAGTAATTGAAGAAGCAAGTGAGAAGATAGCCTTTTTTATGATGGAAACTGAAGGCACATATGTATTGCATTTGCCATTATTAAAACAAGAACCAATTTACCTTGGAGCATATAAAGCAGAGGATCAGATATTATTTACAAATCCATATTCAGCGGAATGTATTATTGGATATGTCAAAGATAATAAAGTATATGCTTCAAAGTTTGTAAATGAAGATGGTGTTGGTTTCAAACCTAATGAAAATTCAATGTTGATGCAATTTGAATCCTATTCAGACTTACTGGTTTTTAAACAAACAGGAGATACATCGTTTTCGATATATGATTATACTGGTAGTTATATCGAGAGTGTACATGATTTAGCTACGTTTAGTTTGTCTCCACACGTTATCCAAAGAGATTTAGGATTAACTACTGTAGAATATCGTTTCTTAACAATCGGAAAAATTCAATATGATCAATTTTATATATTTATAATCTATGATTTATTTAGAAAAGAGCTAGTTACACATAAAGTCATTTTTACTGTACTCATGAATAAACCAAATCTTGATTATAGTTTATCCGGTCCTAATTCACTAGATTTTGAGATAGAAGGATTGATGAAAAATATAAATTTGAAAAAAATAGCTAGAAAAAGTATTAAAATTGCGGATAAGACTTACCTAGAAAAATATCGCAATATACATCTATTAGGAATAATAAAGGTTAATGGTGTTAAATATTATTTGCACAATAGAACTAAAGGAATTTACTTGTCACAAGGAAAACCTACTAAGATTTCAAGTTTTCACCCAAATCTTAAAGCTAGATTTTTTGGTGAAAATTTATATATCTTTGGAAGAAGCACTCATTATGCTTATAAGGCAAGTGGAGTTTATGACTATTTGTATGCAGGTACTGAAGGTGCACCACTTGCTAAGTTTATTCGTCCATTTAACTTCAAACTTGTTCGAAGATATGGATTCTTCAAGGTGCCAGTTTCTAGTTTAAATGTTGATAATCGCATACACACTAACTTGTATCTTGGTGATAAAAAAACAATTTTGCACAACTTGAAATTAAATATACGTCCAAAGAAAAAGAAAACCCTGGATTTTAAAATATTTGGAGATCAAGTCAATGTGATAAGAACTAATGTTCGTGGTGATCTAACTTCTACGATTTTATCCAAATCTGAAGAATACACGTTTATTAATAGAAATTTGATTTTTATTGCAAATGCAATTTCTAAATGGCTTCCTAAAACTAAAGAAAATATTAACCTTTACTTTGAGAAGAAAAGCATGAAAGCTGATGAATCTGCAATTAGAGTTTTTGAACAAGTGATGAAAGAAAAAAAATTACTTTCAAAAAACTACTTTATCTTAAGTAAAGATGCAGAGAATTATCAAACTCTAAAAAAACAATACAAAAAAGCAATTGTTAGAAAGTATAGTTTCAAACATTATTATTTAACATTTAGAGCTTCAAATCTTATATCTAGTGAGTTATCAAATCATTTACTCAATGATCGCTTATATATTGATGTAATCCGTGAGAAAATTAATACCATACCTTTAACTTTCCTTCAGCATGGTATTATGTTTGCGAAACCGGTAGACAATCCAATGGCTTTTGGATTCCACAAAGATAAGAATGTCTTCAATATGCGTAAATCTGTCATTAGTTCTGAGCTTGAGGCAGGAGAATTTTATAAAATGGGTTATGATAGAGATGATTTAATTCTTACAGGACTAGCAACTTTTGATCACGCAAAACTCAATGAGAATGCTGATAAAATTGCATTCATGCCGACTTACCGCTATTGGGAAGAAGGCTTAATCTATAGAGGGCTAATTGAACAAACTACTTATTATACTCAAATTATTCGTGTTATAGAAGCTTTTGAAAAAAAGGGGCTATTGGACAGATTGCTAATTGTTCCACACAATAAATTCTCGGAGCATATATATGAAAATATGAAGGAATATCAACACATTATTAGTAATAACCCTTCGGAAGCTTTGAAGAACTCAATTATCTTCATAACGGATTATTCTTCAGCAATTTATGATGCAACATTTAGAGGTGCATACCCTATTTTTTATTGGGAAGAAAAAGAATATTTAATTAATCAATATAAAGCAATCCCACCAGTAAACGATGAAAATGCACCTGGTGCTGTCATCTATGATCTTGATCATTTGATGAAAAAAATCGATGATATCATCTCTCTAAATTATAAAGTGGAAGATGGAATTATGGAGAAATATCAGCAGATTAATACGTTTATGGATAGAAAAAACACAACACGTATCGTAGAGTCTTTGCAACAAGAGAATATTTTATAA